In Sesamum indicum cultivar Zhongzhi No. 13 linkage group LG8, S_indicum_v1.0, whole genome shotgun sequence, the sequence CTCCATTTTGCCGCCCCTCTCTTTCGGTTTCTCTGTATATAGGTGCATATTATCATATAGAAAGAGGCGAGGGTCTATGTAATTGAGCCGGAAAAGTTTCGTCGGGCGAGCTCAATTACATCGATCCTTCACGagcttattttcaaaataacaaGTATGAAGAAGCTGAAGCATCAGAATCTGCTGAAAGAAAGGCTGAGAAGGCCACTAGCCTGGCCAacaatttctttgttttcaacGCCTCCTAATTTCCAGGAATTAGTCACTTCAACAGCCTTCGATCGCTCCTCGTTCAGCAGATAGAAACCCTACCTATGCAAGATTGAATGCAGTGCTGCTTTCTGCTATACCGACTCCCCCGCTGGCCATCGGGGACCGAGTGGTAAGGCCATGATATGCAGGGGAAAATCTCACTCATTCTTCCATTGGGGACAGGTGCACGAACGACAACTCCAAACGTCACACATCCGCCGCCTACCTACCGTTTAGGTGGCACCAGCGAGATCCAGCTAAGGTAAGGTCGTGTCGCGGCTGCTCCACTCCGCTGCGGTCTGATGAACTGAACTTCTCCGAGATGGACGACCGGATCGGCAACGGACGTTGACGAGCGACATCCCTCCATAGCTCAGTTAAGTCTATCAACGCGGTATGAACTCCTACCTTCTAAGTAGCCGAGCCCCTTTTTCTAGATAGTGATTGCACTTCCCCTTTTGGGATTTTAGAATCCCTTCGAACCCTCTATGCTTCTTCCTTTGTGAAAGAAAGGAAAGCTATTGATATCCAATTTTCACGAAAAAAGACGCTCTTGCTGGTCTTGTTGGAATAAGCGCTGCTAGGGGAATAAAAGGTTTGGTCCTATCCGCTTTTAGAGTGATCGCAGACTTAAGTAGGTCCCTGAGAGTCCTCGCATCACAGCCTGCTCTTATACAATTCCAAAGCATTCTTTTCATAGGCAGACTCTTTTAGGAGATTGGCTTTTCTCAACTAGCCATTGTATTAGTAGCAGTTCTGAAAGAACCTCGCTAGGTAGTAGCTCTTTAACTACATGAGTCTTTGTTATGCCATACTCCAATGCCACCTCGTTCCTATCTTATTTTTACAATACCGGAACATCCTCTGCGCCGTGCCctggatataattttaaatcccAACCaatgatttgaattaaagtaaaatttgGGGCATTGATCTACTAGTTAAATTTGCTTATATTCAAAGATTCTATGATTcttaaataatgttaaaaatataattttataatataaaatttaaataaaattaaaattaaaaaaaatcacgtACACTTCACGAAATCGTAGAATGGGGgagtaattttataaaacacagaaagataattttgtattttttttcccacatagaataatttaattatttgaatatgagAGTGGAGTGGTATGCATTTTTTCGAAttcctaaatatatttttttttgataaatgtaagtttcgttaataaaataaaatcgtacagtacaacagtgctcaatTGGTgatcgacaggccaagggatacgccataatctatataacgcacatgaactaacagaacgagataaattaacactgataatcctGTGTCTAATATCTTCTACAATAATGGTGGCTATTATATTCGATGGTCGCTCCGTTTACTCAAAGCGTCTCAAATTtcgttccctccaaatgtggtaaatgcaagCAGTCAGGAGTACACGATAAGCCAAGTTAATCATatgttttcctctccattttcttgcagCCCACTCAACGTCCCGTGATCACTCTTTATTAGGCCATTCAAACCGAACAATCAGCCGAATCGCTGTCAGGGAGCTTCTGGCATAACGACATCGAATAGATGAGTATATATCTCCATTGcgccctcatcacataatatacaagCGCCTAGATatgatagccatggtttatcaacTGTGGTTAGTTTTCCCAAAATCACAAGTCATAAGATGAAATTATGCCTGGAGATTTTCAGAGAACGCGAGAGTAGTGAACGAATTCCTAAATATTTGTAGACGCGGGTCACAAGGTTTTGAGGTTGTGGGGCATGGCGTTAGAATGTTTGGTGGTGACGTGGACATTGATGGAGAGCCGTGGGTCCTTCATTTGTTGTCTATTGATGGTTGTTACCAATTGTTGGAGTTTGGACATTTGTATTATGAAGTTGTATTGGGTAAATTATGGTGGACCAATTATGTggtaaacaagaaaataatatattaattggttATGTGTTTATGTTCTTTTTAGAGCGATCAACTTTATTTGAGTAgagtatatatagattttgttatttggattaattttatattccaATATGTATGTGATTccgttaaatatttattggtaGCTGTAgcttcaaataatatttaatgcattcatcaaatttgaatttacaaCTTTATAATTACTgctattaaaaatagaaaaacatttGTAcgttaataatataattttattatttacaaagcctcaattaatctaatttaggCCTCGTTACGTTTGGTAATCAGTTTCGGctattatttttgaatcatctgaataaaaataaaaaattcttgtaaAGTGGAGATCTTGTAAAGCGAGATAAATAGTATGGGTTTTACGTTTATAAAATCTTTACAAAGTGTTGTAAGACCAAATCTTGCAAAGTAAAAAGGAAAGAGGGAATACATATAAATAGGTTGTGCGCATAAAAGCAAACCAACcttaaatcaaagaaaaaaataccaCGGGAAGGCAAAGCCCAAGGACCTCGACAGGTGTCGgagtttgattaaaaaaaagtccAATCAAAAGGATGCCCAAAATGAATCCAGAAGGTCGAGTCGTGGTTTGTGTCCATGgctcagtttttttttttaaatgtatattacattaaaattgttaattataaatataaacattatagtttcaatcaatttattacaaatattacaataaaaatacagatattaaaaatgtttgCTCGTTCCACAATTGCGTCTGTGGTGTTGACGTTgaggtcttcttattttctcggGCACATTTGTATTGACTCATTTTGTTCATCATTATCATCACCACCGGAATTAATGTGCAATCGATTTGATGATACTGCAGAATTGGGCTCCACATTATCACGATATGTACTAAAtgatagaaatgaaattgatgaaatattatatcttgGTGCAACCAAGGTTAAGATCTACATGTGAAGAATATAGTTCTACATGCTTGGTATATATGGAACCGAttgaaattaatcattttGTGGCAGTTGAGACACATAGTAATCTTGAGGTGGTTGAGACACGTAGTAATCTTGAGGCGTACTCGAAGCTACCTAAATATATGAGAGCTCTCCGAAAATTTAATGCAGGAACTATTGTTGAATGGGAATACAAAGACTTCTAGCAGTCAACTGGTGCATATGTGATACGTCATTTGGGCGTTCAGACCGTGTACCAAAGGGTTCCAATTCTGTCGCGAAATTATTAGTGTAGATGTGATCCATTTATACACAAAgtacaaatacaaatattgaTTGCAGCTGCCATAGATGTGAATCAACATATACTCCATCTTGCATTTGCAattgtaaatgaaaaatcCTATTCATTTTGGAATTGGTTTCTTCAATAGTTGAGCAGACATGTTATAAAGGGCGAAGGGGGATGTGCCTTATTTCTGGCTATTACCCTGATATCATTAAAGCAGTATGCAAAAGTTAGGACTTTGTGCAACCTCTCGGAGTGCATCGGTATTGTTTGAGGCACGTGTGTTCTAATTTCAACAGTCAACACAAGAATGTTGAATTGAAAGATCTTTATTGGGGAGTTCACTCTGAATATCAAATCACaaagtttaatcaaataatgGATGAGATAAAGAGCTACAAATAGCAACTTTTGAATACTTAGACCAAGTTGACAAGGAAAACTAGACAGCTTCTCATGATGGTGGATGACGATGCAGTATTCTTACGATCAACATGTCAGAATGCATTAATGGAGTTTTGAAAGGGGCTCGCCTCCTACCAGTAACAACAATAGTCGAAATAATGCTTACGCGTGCTATCCATTATTTTCATGAGAGGCACGAGAAGAGTGGCTTAATGTTGAGCAACAACCAACTATAGACGGATAATGCATACAATATGTTCACACgtttgttcaaaaaatatgtTGAGCATACGGTTACGAAATACCATCAGTTCCAACAGTCCGTCTTAGTGAACATGGATTCAATATCCATCTTGTAAAAATCGCCAACCAAGAATGTTCATGCAGCAAATGGACTCAATTTGACATCCCTTGTTCTCACGCTAAAAAAGTATGTGCTGCATACATGATTAATGCTGGATCAATGGCTAaggattattattattatctaatggCTTATAGAAATacatattctaaatattttgagcTTTTGCTGTCGGAAAATTATTGGATGTCCCAAAATTTGAGTTGGTCTATGACAGTATTAGTAGTACCTCTATACGTCTTAGTCGAAACCAAACATTTCCTATTCAAAATGAGATGGATTGACCGCAAATGCGAGAAAGATAACAAGCCCAATAAGGAAATACTTCAAGAAGATCAAATATGCTAATGCGGGTCgtacacaataaataatatttatatagttaattaaatttttgatgatacaattttaatattattatttatcgtaattaataaactattaaatttgtaattacttaattattttattaagttcaattaaaaattttatattttttattaattctaattaataaattatttaaacttataattacgaatattaaaaaaagatacacTCGAGTCGTGGATGCCGTGAATACCGTCTAGGAGCTTGAGTCGTGGATGCTATCTCCGACTCGacgttttattttaaaaaaaaaaattgtgtcgagcgattgattttttttaaaaaaattatgtctgCCATGACTCGATATAAATATGTtacatcttttaaaaaaaatattatttttataatttttcttttttataataaaaaaataattaaacccGACTGCCGGAGTACtaacaattattttacaaaCCCTCAAGTTTAGAGGTTGTAAACCAGTGCCCAAGATCTCAAGTTGGATCACTAAACTTGagccaaaaaacaaaaaaaaaaaaaaaaagaaaagaaaaccgAAAAcgattatacataaaaaagatCACAAGAAGCCTTAGAAACTCAAGCATTAAACATAAATGAAATGGATCTAAGACATATGGTTTATGATACACTATAGCTAGGTCATGTTTACCAGAGGTTATTAGGTCGGATATCTTAATGAATTCAGCTAAATGATCTGAATCAGCTGGTGATCGAGACGTACATgtacatttgaatttttgactTATTGTAATCACCTCAACTTGGTGATGATTACAATCAACGAAAACCCGTctacttttttcaattttaaaaataaaattatgagattcATCTCTCGTACTAGAAATTGCTCAACAACTCGTAATTTATTGATCATGAGTTTGAGTAATTTCCAGGAGTTGAAAAACCAATATTGATCATTCTTTTGTAAATGTTTTGGGGAAAAggttgttaatttattttcaatcaaaattaataagaaaaattgtaattttaatctcataattatagaggtggtaattttagttgtttgaaattcaatttggCAATTCAGCTCTacaatttaaaacaaaaaatgtagtTGACAAAATCATCCCAAAATTAGAAAGTGGGCTGGAATTTGGTATGTGTCCTTCATTTAAACTCCTAAATTCTAGTTAgattgtaaaatttttgttaaattttattcttaatttgtcaatttttaaaaaattacagaacttAGTTAATTGCGAAATTAAATTCCAGTAGGACCTACCTCCTCATATATAATTACGATACTAAAACTACAAGTTTTCCCAATTAATAATCCATGTCAAGAAACTatagtaaatataatcatatacgatattatatatgaatattaaagtttgtttttatgaTTTCTCATAAACAACATATCCATATTAGACCTTGtaataagaacaaaaaggaaattaaagaTAATCATAGTCCTTAGTCAGTAGAAGCTCCaacctttattttttactccAACTAGCTACGGAGACTTTATTATCACACGTACGTAGATGTACTAGATAATTCAGCTATGCAACAGCGTGTTGATTTTCAGACATTATATAAAGCTTTGATTCCCTGAATATCATCTGCATGCAAATTCTTGGTCGCCCCACGCGAAATCGAAGGATACATGATTGCATCGGCAACTGAGCTATGCCCAAGCCCAAGAAGGTGCCCAATTTCATGCAGCGCAACCGTCTCCAAGTGGAATGCATTTCCCACGGGTGACATTGACCATGCCTCGTCTGAGTCGTAGTGAAACCTCCCATCGCTTGGAGCAAATGCATGGGCTATGGTCCCTCCCGGGCCGTCAAATGGGGATCCGTCTCCATGGTCGCGGCGGTGAAACCCTATTATCAAATCAGGCCTTTGATTGTTTTGGGCTCGTGAAAAAGTGAAATGAGTGGCAGAATCCCATTTCGCAAATGCACGGATGACGGGGTCTATGGTGGCCGTTGGGGTGTTGGGTGAGAACCCATAAGTCAGATGTGTTTTACTCCATCTCAAATTTCCGGGGAAGAAGCTATACTGAGATACTGTGTGGATGGAGTTTGTGCTCGAGTttgaattttcctttttgtttggCCTAGGGAGCATGGTGTTGGTACCGTGAACAATGTCACGGTTCCCACATCGAGGGATTACCATTTTTGCGATGGTTTCAGCATCCACCGCCCCGGTCGGATTAATGTTATAATAACGTTGGTACTCTTTTAGAGCAGATTCAAGGAGATCATCGAAATCGTTGTTGTTGGCATGTATTTGGTTGGGATAATCAAGATAACCAAATTGGTGGAGATAGTGTTTGAGGTGGTGGATGTCTTTAGTTTTGTTGCCCTTGTGACACCCTTCCAAGTGTTTGATGAAGTCAAAAGGCGAGGGTTTTTGGTCACTCGGCATCTGTCGCTTGGCATTGGCGACGGAAGAAAGGGTTACAAAAAGATGGAAGACCAAAGAGAAGCAGTGGAGGGGTTTGAGTGCCATCATGAAAAGCTgatttgtgcttgtgatgaAGGGCTAGTATGTGTATTTATAGGcattctttctatttttgattgattgacttgaatttataattaagtattcTCATTGGACTGTAAACAATTGGATCGATTTTGgcaaatgcaattttaatgtCTATGTATTGAGTAATTTTCGAGAAGtatatttagaaaatcaaTATAAGTAATGTTTTTGGAACTtttgtgaagaaaaaaaaatagaattatgtGGTTAGGAGACACTAAATGggaattttcattgaaaattaaggacttttagctattttaatattttgtaagaattcaaataattggtggattgatttttcataataataataataaaattaaattataatgagctcccctaaaatttgacataattacgaatatccaCTTTTGTTTGgaatattacaaataacttATGATATtggatgaaattattaattttaaaaaaataaaaaattataaacaaattggacaaggtggatgaaaaaatttaagaacttGTCTACTAAATCcatcaagaaaattcaaaaaaattttaaaagttagtaaaattgtaatttatagtCTACAAGGACATTTTAGttatactataaaaaatgatgcaaaCCTAATGGAGATTAACTGATATGGCTAGTTATTAGACAATCGTTAAAATTcgggagtatttataattttttaaatgataaaagagtattcgtaattatacttaatgtgtataaaaataaattgactcAAAAAATCCCAAGcgatccaaaaagaagaaagaaatgagaggCCCGTAAGATCTTAGGAGGCCCAAGAGGACCTGACAGGCGGCCTTGACGGGTGTCCTCCAAAAAATAGATTAGCAAAGGGAGGAAGCCTGGTACATTCTCCAACTCAAATCGTGATCAAAGCCCGCCAAAACATTCAGCTCAAAAACCCACACACATGGCAACCCACTCTCATTCTTGGCACCTCAGCAGCTCAGAGGTCAATAGCCACCTTTGAACCATATCAGCCATAGCAAGGAGGACATTCAACCTGTGACTCCTTGCAGACGAGGGAGGTTCCCCCA encodes:
- the LOC105167742 gene encoding metalloendoproteinase 2-MMP-like, with amino-acid sequence MALKPLHCFSLVFHLFVTLSSVANAKRQMPSDQKPSPFDFIKHLEGCHKGNKTKDIHHLKHYLHQFGYLDYPNQIHANNNDFDDLLESALKEYQRYYNINPTGAVDAETIAKMVIPRCGNRDIVHGTNTMLPRPNKKENSNSSTNSIHTVSQYSFFPGNLRWSKTHLTYGFSPNTPTATIDPVIRAFAKWDSATHFTFSRAQNNQRPDLIIGFHRRDHGDGSPFDGPGGTIAHAFAPSDGRFHYDSDEAWSMSPVGNAFHLETVALHEIGHLLGLGHSSVADAIMYPSISRGATKNLHADDIQGIKALYNV